The following coding sequences are from one Kwoniella bestiolae CBS 10118 chromosome 2, complete sequence window:
- a CDS encoding mitochondrial division protein 1 gives MPSHDGNDKPLRQALDPISSPYMSSINGTLSIAKEVLMGQFQSEHRRSESTRILSDLAPSLMQPRFLNAASTYGPSRSLGKPPTRPSSLMRLPTALPYGISNVGVKQTSQSLAIIEAVDQLSALSLSTPEGEEGDQPSLIKGFKATIPSSELAKQRRRLIRGGIIDQDLGNEKLGLKKLGDRARGLLTNHEEAEEGELDIGRKAKRRKRQRESRRVSEGRHLEGKLHLEDLVQQADEIQQDKENLHVRQSLIHAEIMEVSAKIDALEDIRRRLETSLLHLQEEDLELDDELEGVQELMASPAIKSAAGTRALPPSASAAVTKKSSRRRKGPAFLPSEHDELPSGVAFMTLNGHTAPITALDFNEPYGMLVTAGQDDIVKVWDLCDGEEIGQLRGHTGTVKALQVEDTLCLTGGSDGAIRLWDLRMVEDYEERLQSQLEELARQDPLERIANQNQKQQDDEDDDLVKEKDEFDWDEGPSNITQATQVDISSPCVRTLEGHSKSVTALYYEDGCLVTGSSDKTIRQWDVATGQCVLTMDILWAISNPPPAPAPTPAPAPKLRHRSSTSFGSIHYDDILPSPGASLVGMSGASLLSAVAGNQFAVPTPPYADGSWEMYQDFVGGVQFWGYALASGSGDGGVRMWDMRTGQAHRTLVGHTAPVTCLQFDEMNIITGALDKTIRIWDLRMGQASEVHRYEYPVTALQFDSRKVIACTGENGLENYNRTTHQHSRLVTNGHIKPVEKMRFIDKYLVSGGRDGAAKVWAM, from the exons ATGCCTTCTCACGATGGTAACGACAAACCCCTCCGACAGGCCCtcgatccaatctcctcGCCTTACATGTCATCTATCAACGGTACCCTTTCAATCGCAAAGGAAGTCTTAATGGGGCAGTTCCAATCTGAACATCGTCGTTCGGAAAGTACTAGGATCCTCTCTGATC TCGCCCCATCATTGATGCAACCTCGTTTCCTCAATGCGGCCAGTACATACGGACCATCTCGATCACTTGGTAAACCCCCCACCAGACCCAGCTCATTGATGCGCTTACCCACTGCATTACCTTATGGAATCAGTAATGTCGGTGTTAAGCAGACCTCACAATCACTAGCCATCATTGAGGCAGTAGATCAACTATCAGCCTTATCCCTATCAACCccagagggggaagagggagatcaacCAAGTCTGATCAAGGGGTTCAAAGCTACCATACCTTCATCGGAACTGGCAAAACAGCGTAGAAGACTGATTAGAGGAGGGATAATAGATCAGGATTTGGGGAATGAGAAGCTTGGTCTGAAGAAATTGGGGGATAGAGCTAGAGGACTATTGACTAATCATGAAGAAGCcgaggagggggagttggATATAGGTAGGAAAGccaagagaaggaagagacagagagaaTCTAGGAGAGTTAGTGAGGGGAGACATTTGGAGGGGAAATTGCATTTGGAGGATCTGGTACAGCAGGCGGATGAGATACAGCAGGATAAAGAGAATTTGCATGTGAggcag TCTCTGATACACGCTGAGATAATGGAAGTCTCAGCCAAGATTGACGCTTTGGAAGATATTCGTCGGCGACTTGAGACCTCCCTTCTACATctacaagaagaagatctaGAATTAGACGATGAATTGGAAGGTGTACAGGAATTGATGGCTTCTCCTGCTATCAAGTCTGCTGCTGGGACACGAGCTTTACCACCTTCTGCTTCTGCGGCTGTAACCAAGAAAAGctcgagaaggaggaaaggtcCTGCGTTCTTACCTTCCGAGCATGACGAGTTACCCTCTGGTGTTGCTTTTATG ACGCTCAATGGACATACTGCGCCTATCACTGCATTAGACTTTAACGAGCCGTATGGAATGTTGGTCACTGCTGGACAAGATGATATAGTCAAAGTGTGGGATCTATGTGATGGGGAAGAGATCGGTCAACTAAGAGGACATACAGGAACAGTCAAGGCATTACAAGTTGAAGATACCCTATGCCTTACTGGCGGATCTGACGGAGCTATTAGATTATGGGATCtgaggatggtagaagaTTACGAAGAGAGATTACAATCGCAACTTGAAGAACTGGCCAGGCAGGATCCTTTGGAAAGAATCGccaatcagaatcagaagcaacaggatgacgaggacgatgatttggtcaaagagaaagatgaattCGATTGGGACGAGGGACCGAGCAATATCACTCAGGCTACTCAGGTTGATATCTCTAGTCCATGCGTCAGAACGCTCGAGGGACATAGTAAGAGCGTTACTGCGCTGTACTACGAAGATGGCTGTCTTGTCACTGGATCGTCGGATAAAACTATCAGACAATGGGACGTAGCTACCGGACAATGCGTATTGACGATGGACATTCTCTGGGCCATatccaaccctcctcctgcacctgcacctaCTCCCGCCCCGGCACCCAAACTTCGACATCGatcatcaacttcattcGGATCGATACATTACGATGATATCTTGCCTTCACCTGGTGCATCCCTTGTTGGAATGTCTGGCGCAAGTCTACTCAGCGCTGTAGCTGGGAACCAGTTTGCTGTGCCTACTCCACCGTATGCCGATGGGTCATGGGAGATGTATCAGGATTTCGTAGGCGGGGTGCAATTTTGGGGTTACGCGTTGGcaagtgggagtggtgatggtggagtGAGGATGTGGGATA TGAGAACGGGTCAAGCACATCGGACACTTGTGGGACACACCGCGCCAGTGACGTGTCTCCAATTCGACGAAATGAACATCATCACAGGAGCTTTAGATAAGACTATACGA ATATGGGATCTAAGGATGGGTCAAGCCTCCGAAGTGCACCGATACGAATACCCCGTTACGGCCTTGCAGTTCGATAGTAGGAAGGTCATAGCTTGTACGGGAGAGAACGGGTTGGAGAATTATAATAGGACGACTCACCAGCATTCGAGGTTGGTTACTAACGGACATATCAAGCcggttgagaagatgaggtttATTGATAAGTATTTGGTCTCGGGTGGTAGGGATGGGGCGGCCAAGGTGTGGGCTATGTAG